From Halorussus lipolyticus:
GTCCTCGACGGTCGGGTCGTCGGCCAGCGCGGCCTCGAAGGCCTCGAAGTCGTCGCCCGCGACCCAGAAGAACGGGGTAACTTCGTCGTCCTCGACGGCCACGCGCTCGATTTCGACCCGCATCTCGGGCACGCTATCGAGCGTCCACTCCAAGAGGAAGTCCTCGCCCGGTACGGTGAATCCGGTCAAAACGCTCATCGGTATCTACTCCGTCTGCTCGGTTATTAATTGCTTGCTCTGTTTGAACCGGAGTGCGACGGTCGAGCGACTCGCGGGCGATGCGACTGCCGACCAGCGCCGAAAGAACACCGCAAGGTACCCCTACCCGCGGTATTTCATCGCAATTCAGGGACGAGTGAAAGGTTTTGTGGTCTTTCGACCGACGGCTATCCGAACCGGTCCCGAATCCGCAGGACAGCATAGAGACCACCAACGCCCAGCACCGCGAGTCCGACCACCAACGCCGGTAGCCGAACGCCCACCGGCACCGCGTCGTAGACCACCGTTGCGACGACGCCGAGGACGACGAACACACCCACAATCGACCCGCCAGTTACGACGACCCCACGAACGCTCCTCGCCGACGATTCGCCCGCAAGCGAGCCAGTTATCGGCCGCTCTCGACCGGACATGTTATAATATTTTTAATTCCGCCGCCAAGTATCTTCGGCACGCCGCGGGGATTCGACCGCCGAATGCTCCGTCGCAGTCGTTCCGGAACTGCTATTGGCGTCTTTGACATAACCCTCGGTTGCTTAAACATACATATAATTATCTCGTACAGCTCCAGCGGTGACAGCATCACGACTACCGACAGTAGAAAATACAGCGCCGAACCGAGGGTCAGTCCTCGGCGTCGGCGAATAGTTCGTCCACCGCCGAGCGCGCGGTGAGGGCCGCGTCCTCGGCGATTTGCTCCTCGTCGTCGGCCTCGGGCGCGTTGAGGTAGACGTCCACGTCGAGGACGCCGTCCTCGAACGAGACCGTCACGTCGAGGTCCTTGACCGCCGAGTTCGAAAGCCGAGACAAGATGAGGCCTTCGGCGGCCTCGGCGGCCGTCTGAACCACTTCGTCGTCAGTCGGCATTTATGCGCCGCCGGGGCCGCCGCCCATGCCGGGACCCTGCGGGCCGCCGGGGCCGCCACCGCCGCCGAGCATCTCCTGAAGCTCGGACTGGAGGCTCTCGAACTGCTCTTGGACGCGCTCCTCCTGCTTTTCGAGGGTCTCGACGCGGATTTCGAGACTGTCTACCTTCTCGTCGAGGTCGTCTTGGGCCTCGTCGTAGCCGGTCTTGACGAGGAGTTCGCCGACTTCTCGGTACATCGTGGTGTCCTCGTCGATGCCGTCGAGTTCGTCGAGCGCCGTCTCGGCCTCGTTGAGCTGAGTTTCGGCCTGATTCTTCTGGGCGGCGACCTGTTGGGCCGTCTCCTGAAGGTCCTGTAGCTCCTCGAGTTTCTCTTGTGCTTCCGGTGGCAGATTACCCTGCATACCTACGGGAATGCGGCCCGGACAGAAAAACCCCCGCTTTCGGGTTTCGACCCACTTCGGCGGGTTTCGGTGGCGCTCGATGGCGGTAACGCGATAACCGCATTCGAGGGTTCTCGAACCGAGCGACCCCGCCGATTCACGCCAGTCCGGACGTTCGCTCGGCGACTTCGACCAGCGACCCCCACGTGTTACACCCCGCGCGGAGGGCCACGAGGTCGTCGGCGACGACGCGGACCACGACGGCCTCGGCCTCGCACTCGACCGTCGCGGACGACCGGTCGCCGTCGATTTCGCCGACCTCTTGGGCGACGGCGCTGGCGACGGTCCTCGCGCGCGCAGGCGAGTCGTATTCGAATCTAAGGACCGCATCGTGAGGGCGAGGCTGTCCGGTCGGTTCG
This genomic window contains:
- a CDS encoding prefoldin subunit beta, which codes for MQGNLPPEAQEKLEELQDLQETAQQVAAQKNQAETQLNEAETALDELDGIDEDTTMYREVGELLVKTGYDEAQDDLDEKVDSLEIRVETLEKQEERVQEQFESLQSELQEMLGGGGGPGGPQGPGMGGGPGGA
- a CDS encoding KEOPS complex subunit Pcc1, whose translation is MGHEPTGQPRPHDAVLRFEYDSPARARTVASAVAQEVGEIDGDRSSATVECEAEAVVVRVVADDLVALRAGCNTWGSLVEVAERTSGLA
- a CDS encoding DUF3194 domain-containing protein; protein product: MPTDDEVVQTAAEAAEGLILSRLSNSAVKDLDVTVSFEDGVLDVDVYLNAPEADDEEQIAEDAALTARSAVDELFADAED